One genomic window of uncultured delta proteobacterium includes the following:
- the ychF gene encoding putative GTP-binding protein (Evidence 3 : Function proposed based on presence of conserved amino acid motif, structural feature or limited homology; PubMedId : 12837776, 1833189, 7828865, 9298646; Product type pf : putative factor) has protein sequence MSLSIGIVGLPNVGKSTLFNALTSAQNAEAANYPFCTIEPNKATVPVPDYRLAKLAALVKPQKVVHATVDFIDIAGLVRGASKGEGLGNQFLANIRECAAIVHVVRCFEDENVTHVEGGTDPLRDVEIVETELLLADIQSVEKRLERIGRMAKGDKAVQALHAEVSSLLAFMNEGNPAARFDAPDTDLFRQHFREMGLITAKKILYCANIDEATLSRGGKNPHSEALQALAARRGAGFVTICAKIEEELLGLEGEDLSEMLSSYGIAESGLATVIRSGYATLGLISYFTAGEKEVKAWTINKGDKAPQAAGVIHTDFERGFIRAEVIAYDDYVTLGSEAAARSAGVLRTEGKEYTVKDGDVVHFLFNV, from the coding sequence ATGAGCTTGAGCATCGGTATCGTGGGGTTGCCCAACGTGGGCAAATCAACGCTTTTCAATGCGCTGACCTCCGCCCAGAATGCGGAAGCGGCCAACTATCCTTTCTGCACCATTGAGCCGAACAAAGCCACTGTCCCAGTGCCCGATTACCGCCTGGCCAAGCTTGCAGCCCTGGTCAAACCCCAGAAGGTGGTGCACGCGACGGTCGATTTTATCGATATCGCGGGGCTTGTGCGCGGCGCGAGCAAGGGAGAGGGGCTGGGCAACCAGTTTCTGGCCAATATCCGGGAATGCGCCGCCATCGTGCATGTGGTGCGGTGCTTTGAGGATGAAAACGTCACCCACGTTGAAGGCGGCACCGACCCCTTGCGCGACGTGGAGATCGTGGAGACCGAGCTGCTGCTCGCGGATATCCAGTCCGTTGAAAAACGGTTGGAGCGCATCGGGCGGATGGCCAAGGGCGACAAGGCCGTGCAGGCGCTGCACGCGGAAGTTTCGTCGTTGCTCGCCTTCATGAACGAGGGCAACCCGGCGGCGCGGTTTGACGCGCCGGATACGGACCTTTTCCGGCAGCACTTCCGGGAAATGGGGCTCATTACCGCCAAAAAAATTCTCTATTGCGCCAATATTGACGAGGCGACCTTGTCCCGAGGCGGAAAAAATCCGCACTCCGAAGCGCTGCAAGCGCTCGCCGCCCGGCGCGGCGCCGGGTTTGTGACCATTTGCGCCAAGATCGAAGAAGAACTTCTCGGGCTGGAGGGGGAAGACCTTTCCGAAATGCTCTCCTCCTACGGCATTGCCGAAAGCGGCCTGGCGACGGTTATCCGTTCCGGCTACGCCACGTTGGGGCTTATCAGCTATTTCACCGCCGGGGAGAAAGAGGTCAAGGCCTGGACGATTAACAAGGGGGACAAAGCCCCGCAGGCGGCCGGCGTTATCCATACGGATTTTGAGCGCGGTTTTATCCGGGCGGAAGTCATTGCCTATGACGACTACGTCACGCTCGGCTCCGAGGCCGCGGCGCGTTCCGCCGGGGTTTTGCGCACCGAAGGCAAGGAATATACCGTGAAGGACGGCGACGTGGTCCACTTCCTGTTCAACGTCTGA